The nucleotide window GATGCGCTTGTTGAATTCGACCACGTTCTTGCCGACGAAACTTTTCTTGTCATCGACCATTCCCTGATCGATGTTGAAAGGCGTTTCCGTGATCTTCTGCAACGTATCCATGATATTGTCGATCCGGTCGAAAAGATAATTCTTTTCGTCTTTCGTGAAGCAGTAGGTCGTTTTATTGTAAATATAATAAATATCGCAAAGGTTGAGCGCCAGCCCGAGAGTCTTTTCGATGCGGGCGTTCATATCCTGGATAAAGACGTATTCCTGGGTATAGGGTCGTTTCCGCGTCAGTTTTTCCCGCTGCTCGTATTCCTTGAGATGGATGGCCTGGACAACGGCCTCGTTGAAGTAATTCATGAAATAGTTGATGCTTTGCCGTATGTTGGGCGTATCCGCCCAGGCAGCCGTGGCATGGGCAAGCATGAGAAAACAGGCCAGGGCCAGAATGCATCGTTTCATGGTCTTCCACCAGACGGTTGACGGTTCGTCCTCGCCGGGGCGCACCCCTGCGTGATACAGTGTGGCACGAGAGACTGACGGAAGTCAAACCTCCCGGGCCGTCAGCAAAAAATCCGCCCGCGCCTCGAAGCGGACGTTGTGCCGGCCAAGCCCCAACGCGGCATAGGCCGGACGCAACTCCCCGGCGTGGCCGAAAAACTCCCCGGCAAAGCGCCTGGGCGCGGCCAGAGCGCCGGCAAAACCGCCCATGGCCCGGACCTCGGCCGCGACGAGGCCCAAAAGCGCCCGGGCCCGAACCCGCGCGCCAAGGGCCGGATGCGCCGGCCCGGCCAGCACGGCGGCTTGCAAGGCCGGCTCGGGACACAGCCCGATACGGACCACCCGCGCCCCCGCCCGCCACAGCACCGGCAAGGCGTCGGCCAGGGCCGAAATGGTCGTGTCCAGATCCCAGGGCGCATACCGCCCTTCCCGGTACAGCCCGGCCAGGGGCGTTCCGTCCACCACCAGACACGGGTGCAGGCGCACGACCTCCGGGGCCAACGCCGCCGCCTCGACCGCGTCCCGGGCCAATTCCCGAGGCGTATGCCCGGGCAGCCCGGGCAAAAGCTGCACCCCGAGCCCCATGCCGGCCCGGACCACATCCACGGCGGCCCGGCGCACGGACGCGGCGTCATGCCCCCGGCCGGCGGCCCGCAGCACGGCGTCGTCGAAGGTTTGCGCCCCCAGTTCCACCATGTCCAGCCCCGCTCCGGCCAGTCGCGCCAAAAGCCCGGGCGCGCAGGCGTCGGGCCGCGTGGAGCAGCGCACGCGCGTGACGAGCCCGGCCTCCCGAAACCGCGCCGCGGTCTCCAGGAAGCGCATCGGCCAGGGGTCGGGCAGCGCCGTGAACACCCCGCCGTAAAAAGCCAGCTCGTATGGGCCGCGCCCCAACCTCCCGGCTTCCTCAAGCCCGGCCGCCATTTCCGCAAGCACCCGGGAGAGCGGTTGCGGGGCATGGCCGGACTGGAGATGCTGGGCGCAAAACAGGCAACGGCCCGGACATCCCTGAAATGTCACAAAGACCGGCCAGACCCGGGATCGCGGCGTTTCCGGCTCGGGATGGCGGAAAATACGCCCCTTGTCCCGGCCCGTAACGGCCGCTTGGATGACGCTTTCCCGACAACTTGGGGACGCAAACAATATTTTTCTCCTAAGCCACTTGAAAAAAAGCTTTTCCTTGACTATCAGGGAGTCAATGCGCCTGCCCGGCCGCCAGTCCGCCGGGCCAAACCCCGTATCGTTCCATGACGATGCGCCTGGAGAAGTGGGAATCATGCCGGAAGCGGACTGTATCTTTTGCAAAATTGTCAAGGGCGACATTCCCTGCGCCAGGATTTACGAAACCGAGCACGTGCTCGCCTTTCTCGACGTCGCGCCAGTGGCCCCTGGGCATACCCTGGTCATCCCCAAGGCCCACTACGCCAACCTCTTCGACCTGCCCGAGGAAGAGGGCCGCCGCCTCTTCGCGGCGCTGGCCCCCGTGGGCCGGGCGATCATGGCCGCGACCGGGGCCTCGGGCATAAACGTGCAGATGAACAATTACGAGTCCGCCGGTCAGGTGGTCTTCCACGCGCACCTGCACCTGATTCCCCGACGCGCCGGGGACGGCCTGGCCCTGTGGCCCGGGCAGCCCTATCCCGACGGCGCGACCATGGAAGCCCTGGCCCGGGCGGCACGGCAAGCCCTCGGCGCCGCATAGCGCGGACGCCGGCCACGTCGTGCCAGCCACCAAGGACACCGCGACAGCCTCAACGCGGGCCGTACCCAGAGGTCCTCAACCGCCAATGCGCCGGAGAACGCCATGAACGGAAAAACGCTCACCAAGGCCGACATCGTCGATTACATCTACGAGAAGACCGAACGCAACCGCGCCGAGGTCAAGGTGCTGGTCGACCATCTGCTCGAACTGATGAAGCAGTCCATCAAAAAGGACCACTCGCTTCTGGTCAGCGGCTTTGGCAAATTCGAGTCCTACGACAAGAAAGCCCGCAAGGGCCGCAACCCCCAGACCAACGAATCCATCATGCTGCCGCCGCGCAAGGTGGTGGTGTTTCGGCTCTCGCGGAAGTTCCGGGCCGAACTCAACCCCGACGAAGTGTTGTAGCATTCGCTTTGCAAGGGCGATGCGAGAGGGGAAACCCTTTAAAAAGGGTTCTCCCCTCTCGCGCTCTCCCCTTCCCAAACTTTTCAACGGGCACCAATGCTCTTCCGATAACAGCCCGTCATTATAAAAAGTCTTTGGAGTGGGGGTCTGGGGGAGAACCTTTCTTCAGAAAGGTTCTCCCCCAGCCTCTTCCCTACTGCGCGATGACGAACGCCCCGTCGAAAATCGTGGCCAGGCGCAGGCGCGCCACGTCGGCCTCGGCCGGGGTAGCGAAGATGCCGGCGTGGACCCGGAAAAACTGGGTGCCGTCGATCTCCTTGTAGTCGATGCGCGATCCGGCGTAGCCGGCGGCGAAAAGCCGCGACAACAACCGCTCCGCGTTGCGCCTGTTGGCGAACGCCCCCACCTGCACGAAAAACGGACCGGGCAATTCGCCGTCCGGCGTCGCCCCCGGCACTTCCCCCTCCACCTGCACCCGCACTTTCGCCGTGCCCTTGCCGTAAACGCCGAGGTTTTTGGCCCCGGCCAGGGACAAGTCGATGATGCGCCCTGACACGAACGGCCCGCGATCGTTGACCCGCAGCACGCAACTGCGCCCATTCTCCAGGTTCGTCACCCGCACATTGGTGTGCATGGGCAACAGCTTGTGGGCGCAGGTCATCTGGTACTGGTCGTAGATCTCCCCGCTCGAGGTCATATGGCCGTGAAAGCCGGGGCCGTACCAGGAGGCAATGCCCTTCTCGTCATAGCCCTTGGCCGTGTGCAGCGGCCTGTAGGTGACGCCCTTGATCGTGTAGGGCCGCATGGTGGCCGGAGTGCGGCCGGAAGAGCGGGGAATCGGCGCTTTGGCCGCGCAGCCCCACAAAGACAGGACCGCGACCAGGCCGGCAACGAGGCGGATCGCCGACCGGCAAAAAAGACTGGAAGGACGGTACGGCATGGTTCGTGGTAGCGGCTCGAGCGTCCGCTGGCAACCCCGTCAGGGGGGAGGAAGAGTCGGGGGAAACCTTTCTGGAGAAAGGTTTCCCCCGAGCCCCCTTCCAAAGACTTTTAAAGGTAACGGGATGTTATTCGTTACCTATTTAGATTATTATAAAATTTAGGAAGGGGAGAGCGCGAGAGGGGCTACTGCCCTTTTTAAAGGGTTTCCCCTCTCGCACCCTCTTCCTTTCCTAAAAAACTCGTAAGCGCGGCCTCATCCATGGGACGGGCGTAGAAGAAGCCTTGGCCCAGGTCGCAGCCGAGTCCGGCCAGATCGCGGAGCTGGCTCTCGGTCTCGATGCCTTCGGCCACCACATCGCAGCCCAGGCTATGGGCCAGGCCGATGATCGAGCGCACGATGACCCGGTTGCCGTACTCATCCATGCCGGAGACGAATCCCCGGTCCACTTTGAGCGTGTCGATGGGAAAGCGCTGGAGGTAGGCCAGGGAGGAATAACCGGTGCCGAAGTCGTCGATGCCGATGCCGACGCCGAACTCCCGCAGCCCGCGCAGTTTCAGCATGGCCGATTCCGGGTGCTCCATAAGCACGCTCTCGGTGATCTCGAGCTTGAGGTCGCCGGGCGCCATGCGTTCGTCGCGCAACGTCCGGACCACCTGCTTGACCAGCTCCGGCTGGGTGAACTGTCGCGCCGACAGATTGACGGACATGAAAAAGGGGTTTCCGCCGAGCCCGCCGCGCCGCAGCCGGCCCATGGCCCGGCAGGCCTCGGCCAGCACCATCGCCCCGAGCGGGATGATCAGTCCGCTTTGCTCGGCGGCCGGAATGAACTCGTCCGGGGGCACGAGTTCGCCCGTGGGGCGACGCCAGCGCACCAGCGCCTCCACGCCGCAGGGGGCAAGGGTCTTCAGATCGAAAATCGGCTGGTAATGCAGGATGAATTCCCGGTGGTCGAGGGCCAGACGCAGATTGGTCTCCAGATCCATCACCCGCTCGGCCCGCTGGCGCATGGACCACTCGAACACGCGCACCCGGCCCCAGCCGGACTTGCGCGCCTCGTTCATGGCGATGGCCGCGTTTTGCATGAGCTCCTCGGGCCGTTCGTAATCGGCCGGCCCCAGAACCACGCCCATGCTGGCGGTGACGTAAAACTGGCGTTTGGCGATGACAAACGGCGTGCGAAACCGCTCCCGCACGGCCTTGACGATATGCAGCGCGTCGGCCGAAGCGGCGATTTCCTCCACGAGCAGCACGAACTCGTCGCCGCCGACCCGGGCCACGGTGTCGAGCTGGGGCACCTCGTGGCGCAGCCGCTCGCCCACCCTTTTGAGGAGTTCGTCGCCGAACAGGTGCCCCAGGCTGTCATTGACCAGCCTGAACCGGTCGATATCCAAAAACAGCAGGGCGTAGAGGTAATTAGAACGCCGTCTGGCCCGCTCGATGGCCCGGGCGATGCGGTCGAGGCAAAGGGCCCGGTTGGGGAGCCCGGTCAAGGCGTCGTGAAAGCTCTGGTAGCGCAGCCGCTCCTCGCCCGACTTGCGCTCGGTGACGTCCTCCAGCACCACGGCCACCTGGCCGGACTGGGGGGAATAGGCCTGGGCCAGAAAAAACATGTCGCAGTCGGCCAGGGAGTTCTCGAAGCGGACGGAACGGCCGCTTCTGGCCGTTTCACCGAGCGTGTCCAGCCAGAAGGGCTCGATGCCGGGAAAGACTTCCGTCAACGCGCGGTCGATCACTTCGGAACGGCAAAGCCCGGTCATGCGTTCGAACGACGGATTGGCCTCGAGAATCCGCAACGCGCCCCGCCCGTCGGCGCACGCGTCGCAGGGCGAAAGCTCCAGCAGCAGGAACGCGTTGAGCATGCCGGAAAACAGGTGGCGATAACGCTGTTCGCTCCTTTTGAGTTTCTGCTCGGTGCGGTGCTTGAAGATGGCCACTTCCACGGCCGTGCGCAGCCAGTTCTCGTCCACGGGCTTGAGCACGTAGCCGTACGGGGCGGTGCGCTTGGCCCGCTGCAGGGTGACCTGGTCGGTATGGGAGGTCAGGAAGATGACCGGAACGTCGCACTCGGACTGGATCACGCAGGCGGCGTCCACGCCGTCCATGTCGCCCTTGAGGAAGATATCCATGAGGACAAGGTCCGGGCGCAAGGCGTCGCAAAGATCCACCGCCTCGGTTCCCGAGGCGGTGACACCGGCCAGGACGTAGCCCAGTCGTTTGAGGATGACCTTGAGGTCGAGAGCCACGATCCGCTCGTCCTCGACCACGAGGATGCTGGGCGCAGCCCCGCCCAGGGCATTTTCCGTTTCCGGCCGCCCGGGACAGGGCGAATCGACAG belongs to Solidesulfovibrio fructosivorans JJ] and includes:
- a CDS encoding elongator complex protein 3, which encodes MFASPSCRESVIQAAVTGRDKGRIFRHPEPETPRSRVWPVFVTFQGCPGRCLFCAQHLQSGHAPQPLSRVLAEMAAGLEEAGRLGRGPYELAFYGGVFTALPDPWPMRFLETAARFREAGLVTRVRCSTRPDACAPGLLARLAGAGLDMVELGAQTFDDAVLRAAGRGHDAASVRRAAVDVVRAGMGLGVQLLPGLPGHTPRELARDAVEAAALAPEVVRLHPCLVVDGTPLAGLYREGRYAPWDLDTTISALADALPVLWRAGARVVRIGLCPEPALQAAVLAGPAHPALGARVRARALLGLVAAEVRAMGGFAGALAAPRRFAGEFFGHAGELRPAYAALGLGRHNVRFEARADFLLTAREV
- a CDS encoding HIT family protein, whose product is MPEADCIFCKIVKGDIPCARIYETEHVLAFLDVAPVAPGHTLVIPKAHYANLFDLPEEEGRRLFAALAPVGRAIMAATGASGINVQMNNYESAGQVVFHAHLHLIPRRAGDGLALWPGQPYPDGATMEALARAARQALGAA
- a CDS encoding integration host factor subunit alpha; translated protein: MNGKTLTKADIVDYIYEKTERNRAEVKVLVDHLLELMKQSIKKDHSLLVSGFGKFESYDKKARKGRNPQTNESIMLPPRKVVVFRLSRKFRAELNPDEVL
- a CDS encoding septal ring lytic transglycosylase RlpA family protein, which gives rise to MPYRPSSLFCRSAIRLVAGLVAVLSLWGCAAKAPIPRSSGRTPATMRPYTIKGVTYRPLHTAKGYDEKGIASWYGPGFHGHMTSSGEIYDQYQMTCAHKLLPMHTNVRVTNLENGRSCVLRVNDRGPFVSGRIIDLSLAGAKNLGVYGKGTAKVRVQVEGEVPGATPDGELPGPFFVQVGAFANRRNAERLLSRLFAAGYAGSRIDYKEIDGTQFFRVHAGIFATPAEADVARLRLATIFDGAFVIAQ
- a CDS encoding putative bifunctional diguanylate cyclase/phosphodiesterase, with product MIAHSVDSPCPGRPETENALGGAAPSILVVEDERIVALDLKVILKRLGYVLAGVTASGTEAVDLCDALRPDLVLMDIFLKGDMDGVDAACVIQSECDVPVIFLTSHTDQVTLQRAKRTAPYGYVLKPVDENWLRTAVEVAIFKHRTEQKLKRSEQRYRHLFSGMLNAFLLLELSPCDACADGRGALRILEANPSFERMTGLCRSEVIDRALTEVFPGIEPFWLDTLGETARSGRSVRFENSLADCDMFFLAQAYSPQSGQVAVVLEDVTERKSGEERLRYQSFHDALTGLPNRALCLDRIARAIERARRRSNYLYALLFLDIDRFRLVNDSLGHLFGDELLKRVGERLRHEVPQLDTVARVGGDEFVLLVEEIAASADALHIVKAVRERFRTPFVIAKRQFYVTASMGVVLGPADYERPEELMQNAAIAMNEARKSGWGRVRVFEWSMRQRAERVMDLETNLRLALDHREFILHYQPIFDLKTLAPCGVEALVRWRRPTGELVPPDEFIPAAEQSGLIIPLGAMVLAEACRAMGRLRRGGLGGNPFFMSVNLSARQFTQPELVKQVVRTLRDERMAPGDLKLEITESVLMEHPESAMLKLRGLREFGVGIGIDDFGTGYSSLAYLQRFPIDTLKVDRGFVSGMDEYGNRVIVRSIIGLAHSLGCDVVAEGIETESQLRDLAGLGCDLGQGFFYARPMDEAALTSFLGKEEGARGETL